CTGTGTTTAATAACGGTTTGGTGGATGTTTAAAACGGGTTACAAAATTAAAACTTAATGGTGCGAATGGTTATTTGATAGAACTGCTGCCCCAATAAATTCCTCCAAGGATACGTTCGCCGGTTGCGCCCGTAACGGCGGGTAAATTGCCAGAGAAGTTATTGATAGTGCGATAAGCCAGCCACGCAAAAGCTGCGGCTTCGACAAAGTCAGGATCAATATTATTAATCGCAGTCGTATGAAAAGCGACGTTAGGTAAGTAGTGTTGTAAGCGCGCACGTAAATAAGCGTTATGTGTGCCGCCGCCACAAAGTAATAATTCATCTGTTGTTGTGTCTAATTTTAAAATGCTATCGGCAATTGTGCGCGCACTTAATTCAGTGAGTGTGGCGATGATGTCGTGCGGCGCATGATTGTTGAGTGCTGGATAGTGCTGCACTATCCAACGCCAATCAAAATATTCAAAGCCGGTGCTTTTAGGTGCGGCTTGCTGAAAATAATTATCGTTGAGTAATTTATTTAACAAGGCAGGAATAATTTTTCCTTGCTGCGCATGCTCGCCATTTTTATCGTAAGCCGTTTGCCAATATTTTTGGCAGGCAGTATCGAGCAAGGTGTTGCCGGGGCCAGTATCAAAACCGATGACTGTTTTATTGGCTTTGGCAGCCAGGTGCGTGATGTTTGCAATACCGCCAATATTAAGAATAACGCGATTTTTTTCTGGATGAGTAAATACAGCTTGATGAAATGCCGGCGCCAGTGGCGCGCCTTGACCGCCTGCCGCGATATCACGACGACGAAAATCACTCACCACGGTAATGCCCGTGCGTTCCGCTAGGAGATTGGGATCACCGATTTGAATACTGTAATAAGGACCGGAACGTTGCGTGTTTGGCGGATAGTGCCGTAATGTTTGGCCGTGATTGCCGATGGCGCAAATGTTTTTCGCTGTGAATTTCGTTTGTTGAAGTAGCGCATGCACAGCGGTGGCGTAATGTTCGGCAAGTTCGATGTCGAGTTGCCAAAGTTGGTGCAGCACGTCGCTGTTAGAGGTTTTTTCTGGCGCCCTTTGCAGTGCATGAATGCGTTGTTTTAAATCCGCATCGTAGGCTTGGTAATGACTTGCGATGCAACGCGGAATGTTATCGGTGAATTCAACTAATGCCGCGTCAATACCATCGAGGCTAGTGCCAGACATGAGTCCTATATATAAGGTGCCTGTGGAGGCAGCTGTCATGGGTTTATTTTGATGCGACAGAAGTGCTGCGAACGGTATTGAGCTGGGCGAGTAATTCTGTGGCAGTTTGAGTGAATTGTGAACGATATTGTTCTGCAACGGCTTGGCCGCCTGCATGTTTGAACGTGAGGGGATCGCGATGGACGCCATTCACGCGGAATTCAAAATGTAAGTGCGGGCCTGTAGCTAAGCCGGTTTTGCCAACGTATCCAATGGTTTGACCTTGACGAATGCGAGCGCCTACTTTGGTATCGCGAGCGAATTTAGACAAGTGTGCGTATAAAGTATTGAATTGTTGGCCATGTTGTACGACCAAAACATTGCCGTAACCACCTTTAACACCATGAAAAATAATTTTGCCATCACCGGTGGCTTTGATCGGCGTGCCAGTGCTTGCGGCATAGTCTACGCCGTGATGAGCGCGCATCTTATGCAAAATAGGATGCATGCGACCCAGACTGAAGCGTGATGAAATCCGTGCGTAAGCGAGGTCGATGGGATTGCGTAAAAAAGCTTTACGAACGCTTTTGCCATCAGCAGTGTAATAGTCAGTGTGACCATCAGGTGCAGTAAAGCGTAATGCTTGATAGGTTACGCCGCGATTGACGAATTCGGCGGCAATAATATTGCCATCGTTGATGCGTTCGCCAGCGCGGAATTGTTGTTCATAGACCACGGTGAAATGATCGCCTTCGCGGACTTCTTGGCTGAAGTCGATATCCCAGCCAAAAACATTGGCCAATTCCATGGTTAAGCGATCACTTAAACCAGCAGAGCGGCCGGCTAAAAATAAAGATTGTTCAATAACACCTGAGGCATAGGCATTACGAATTTCTAATGGGCGTTGAATAATTTGCGCGTCAAAGCTGGGCGCATCGTTAGTGCTTGGGTTATTACGAGTAATGCTTAAGCGCTTTGATAGGTCGATGTCATATTCTAAAGCAGTCAAATTACCATCGGCGACCCGCAGACGAATTTCTTCGCCAGGATATAAGCTAGAAAGAGGTGCGACGATATCGCCTAATTGCATTAATGCGTGAATGTCTGAGCTTTTAACGCCGGCGTGGCTGCCGACAACGGCTAAGCTGTGGCCACTCTTTATAACAAAGGACTGCCAGCTGTTATTACTTGCGGTGCTATCGTTGCTGTTGGTAGTGGCTTGTAGCGCAGGCAATGCCAACTGATAGTATTCGAAGGCATTTTCCGTATTGGCTAATAGTTTGGCTTTATTATTAATAGTGGGCTGGATGTTAGCGGTATTGCGAATGATGGGGCTGCTCTTACTATTAGTATCGTTAGAACGCTGCGAGCTCAGTAGGACTACTGTTACAATCAGCGCCCCAAATAGACCAGTAATGCCGAAGATTAGGGCATAAGGCGCTTGACGCTTGGAAGCGACTGGCCGTGCAGTACGCACCGTTTGTGCGAGATGTTTGTAGTCGAGTCTCATAAAAGTGCCGTAAGTCCATGAATTAGCATTATATTTGGCTACCATAACAATCCGCTGTCAGCGGGTCAATGGCGCCCATACTATTTAAGGACGTCAGTTTAGAGAGAATAGGTGTATTGATGCAATCAAATTGCAGTCCAGAAGCAGCATTAGCGCTCATCCGGCGTGGCGCAGA
This portion of the Gammaproteobacteria bacterium genome encodes:
- a CDS encoding anhydro-N-acetylmuramic acid kinase codes for the protein MTAASTGTLYIGLMSGTSLDGIDAALVEFTDNIPRCIASHYQAYDADLKQRIHALQRAPEKTSNSDVLHQLWQLDIELAEHYATAVHALLQQTKFTAKNICAIGNHGQTLRHYPPNTQRSGPYYSIQIGDPNLLAERTGITVVSDFRRRDIAAGGQGAPLAPAFHQAVFTHPEKNRVILNIGGIANITHLAAKANKTVIGFDTGPGNTLLDTACQKYWQTAYDKNGEHAQQGKIIPALLNKLLNDNYFQQAAPKSTGFEYFDWRWIVQHYPALNNHAPHDIIATLTELSARTIADSILKLDTTTDELLLCGGGTHNAYLRARLQHYLPNVAFHTTAINNIDPDFVEAAAFAWLAYRTINNFSGNLPAVTGATGERILGGIYWGSSSIK
- a CDS encoding peptidoglycan DD-metalloendopeptidase family protein — translated: MRLDYKHLAQTVRTARPVASKRQAPYALIFGITGLFGALIVTVVLLSSQRSNDTNSKSSPIIRNTANIQPTINNKAKLLANTENAFEYYQLALPALQATTNSNDSTASNNSWQSFVIKSGHSLAVVGSHAGVKSSDIHALMQLGDIVAPLSSLYPGEEIRLRVADGNLTALEYDIDLSKRLSITRNNPSTNDAPSFDAQIIQRPLEIRNAYASGVIEQSLFLAGRSAGLSDRLTMELANVFGWDIDFSQEVREGDHFTVVYEQQFRAGERINDGNIIAAEFVNRGVTYQALRFTAPDGHTDYYTADGKSVRKAFLRNPIDLAYARISSRFSLGRMHPILHKMRAHHGVDYAASTGTPIKATGDGKIIFHGVKGGYGNVLVVQHGQQFNTLYAHLSKFARDTKVGARIRQGQTIGYVGKTGLATGPHLHFEFRVNGVHRDPLTFKHAGGQAVAEQYRSQFTQTATELLAQLNTVRSTSVASK